DNA sequence from the Sulfurimonas sp. HSL3-1 genome:
ACCGGATGCAGTTCCGTCCGATCCCGCCGGCGGAGGGGATCAAGAACTTCGGTAAACTCTGGGCCAAGGCGCCCGAACGCGCCCTGATCGCCCGGGAGTACGCACGGCTCAGCGGGATGGATGAAGCCGCGACTCTGCAGGCCATTGAGAGCTGCACCCGCAAAACCGAGGCCGCCGTCGCCCTGAAAAAGCGGCTCCGGGGCAAAAAGAAAAAAGCCTCCTAGATCCCCAGGGCGGCCAGACGCGGCCGCTTCAGACGCCATGCCGGCCGTGACCTTCTGCGCGGATGCGGCGTGCCCGCTTCCAACTGTCCCGAACGCTCGAAATATTTCTCCATCACCGACAGGGATACGACCGCTTCGCGTTCCGCATCCCGGAAGCGTGCGACGTGGCGGTGGGCATTGGCAATGATCGCCTTCGCCTCCTCCGGATGGGCGCTGTAGTAGGCGATCTTCTCCTCCAGATCGGAGTAGTCGTCTTTGAGCAGCACATAGTGGTAATCGGGGATGAGGGTCCCCTCCATAAACCAGGTCTCGTACTTCGGGCGGGCCATCAGCGCCAGGGAGTTGGAGGACATGATCCATTTGAGGTTCGACGCGACGTCGTTTCCTTCGATGGAGATGACGAACTTGTACCGTAGCTGTTCTTTGAGCGTCATCCGTCCCTTCTGCCACGGCACCTCTGTCTCGAACTTCGTATTCGTCTGCCCGATATCGCAGCGCGGATGGTTGTAAAAGCGCTTGACAAAAGCCCTACGGTGTTTACCGTACGCCTTCCCCCGCCAGACGGCCATGTTTTTTTTCGCCTCGAAGGGAAGCGCATCGTTCACAAAGACGAAATGGCGCACTTTATTGAGATTCATCAGGACAGAGTTGCGGTTGTCCCCGGCGATGGGACGGCTCTTGACCAGCGTCGGCTGCGGCGGCACATGGGTGATGTCGCCGAAGAGGTAGGCGCTGCGGCACTCGGGACGGAAATAGCGCCACCAGCCGTAAAGGTCGAAAAAGTAGGTCTTTTTTTTCACCTTTCTGAAGGCGTCCAGCGACTGGGCTTCACTGCCGAGACGAAACGCGGCATCGCACCGGTTGTAATAGTGCAGTCTCTCTTGCACCTCCCTGTCCGTTTTCCCTTTCTCCAGCAGCGCGTCCCGGCGCGGCCGGAAAAGCACCCCCGGCAGCGGGTAAGCGAGCACGTTTTGAAGATAATAGGTAAACTTGCTGTTCCTGTCCACGTCGATCCGCAGATAGCGGGAGTTCCACATCGCCATGCACCCTTCGGCCCCGGCGCGGGGCATCGTGATTTTTGGCAATGTTACAGTACCATACGGCATCCTTCCGACACGAACCGGTTACTGTTCGGATACGTCGGAAAAGCGCCGACGAGAGGACTTCCAACCATGACGCATTCCGCCACCGGCATGCTGATCGCCCACGCCAACTTTGCCAAGGGGTTCCGCGGCGGCGAGCGGCAGACGCAGCTGCTGATCGAAACACTCTCGCAGCGGGGCTACCGCCAGCGGCTGCTCGTGCGTAAAGGTTCGGAACTGGGACGGCGCTGCCGGGGCATCGAAAACCTCTCCGTCATCGAAATCGGCAAACCCTACGCCCTCCACCTGGGCCATCTCAAAGGCGCGGGAGTGCTGCACGCCCATGAAACAAAAGCGGCGCAGTTCGCCCTCTTTGGCAAATGGCTTCTCGGCGTCCCGTACATCGTCACGCGTCGGGTCGACCACGCCATCACGAACAACGCTTTCAACCGGGCGATTTATGCCTCCGCCACGCAGTGCGTTGCCCTCTCCGAAGCCATCAAAACGGAGATCCGAAAGATCGTCCCGGAGACCGATGTTGCCACCATCCCCAGCGCCTGGAGCAGGCTGGAGACCGATGAGGCACGTGTCCGACAGCTGAAAACCCGGTTTGAGGGGAAATTCGTCGTAGGGCAGATCGGCGCGCTTGTCGACGCCCACAAGGGGCAGGCCATCCTCATCGAAGCGGCCCGCATCCTGGAACGGAGGCACCCCGATATCCAGTTTATACTGCTCGGGGGCGGCAGCGACGAGGCCATGCTGAAAGCGGCGGCGGCCGATCTTGGCAATATCACCTTTGAAGGGTTCGTCAACAACGTCGGCGACTATCTGGCATGTTTCGACCTCTTCGCCTTCCCCTCCCGCTACGAAGGGCTTGGATCCATCCTCTTCGACGCCATGCAGTTCGATGTGCCCATCGTCGCCTCGAACGTCGGCGGCATCCCCGATATCGTTCATCATGAGGACAACGGTCTGCTCGTGCCGCCCGGCGATGCCCGCGCCCTTGCCGAAGCCATCAAGCGCCTTTACGGCGATGCTGCCCTGCGCGAACGGTTGAGCGCCCGTGCCCGGGACGAACTCGACGCCTACTCGCCCGCCGCCATGACCGAAAAGTACGAACGGCTCTATCGGCGCTAGGCGCTGAAAATCAGCGAACCCCAACACCCTTTACTGTATGATTATCACCACAAAAGCAAGGAAATACTCTATGTTCGGAAACGTCAAAGCAAAGCTCGACCTGCTCAAAGACTACTTTTATACGAAACAGGCGCTGAAAGCCGAGCCGCACCTTTTTGACCATGTCGAAACCTACTGCATGTTCGTCGGCTATCCGCGCAGCAGTCACAGCCTGATCGGTTCATTGATCGATGCCCATCCCCAAACCAATATCGCCCACGAGCAGGATGTGCTCAAGTATATCAAGTACGGGTTTTCGAAAGAGGCCATCTTCCACCTGCTGCTGCGCAACGCCAAGCAGTTCACCGAGGCCGGCCGAGAGTGGACGGGCTACTCCTATGCGGTCGAAGGCCAGTACCAGGGAAAATACACCGACCTGAAGGTGATCGGCGACAAACGCGGGGGGAACAGCTCCAGGCGTTTCAGCCGCAACCCGGAACTGCTGAAGAAGCTGAAAAAGACGATCGACCTCCCGATCAAGTTCATTCACGTCATCCGCAACCCCTACGACAATATCAGCACCATGGCCTACCGGGCCGTCGGTTCGGACAAGAGCAAAGTGACGCCGGAGGCGCTAACGGGGGAACTCGAACACTACTTCTCCCTCGTGGAGACGGCGAATTCGGTCTTTGAGCAGGTGGATGTAGCGGACGTCATCCATGTCAAGATCGAAAACTTCATGGAACACCCGAAAGAGGAGCTGAAAAGAATATGCGATTTTCTCGGCCTTGAGACAACCGAGGAGTACCTCGACGCCTGCGCGGCGATCGTCTATACGAAACCGCATAAAACCCGCAATGACTATACATGGGACGAGGCGCTCAAAGCGCGGGTAAGTGGGGAGATCGAAAAGTACCCCTTCTTCGAAGGCTACAGCTTTACGGCTTGAAAGCGTAGCCGAGCTCTTCCATCTTTTCCCCGGCGATCTCCCAGAACTGCTCTTTCCAGTGGCGCGGCCATTCGTCATACTTCGGGAAGAACTCGATGCGGTTCCGGTTGACTTTCTTCTCCAGCGAAGCGCGGACCTTTGCTTCGTCATAGACCAGGCCGTCAAATTTCGCCAGGATGTCGAAGATGAGCTCCTTGTTCGTCTTAAAGAGCTCTTCGAACTTGATGATCATGTCCGGCTGGGTCTCGATGGCGCGGGTATTGACCGTTTTCCAGTACCAGGCCAGTTTCTGCAGCGCGTTCCAGTTCTCCCACAACGCCTGCGCCGGGTCGCCGGGAATATGGAAAGGGGTCATATGGTCGTTCGTGATATAGCGGCCGCGGTTGAGCCATGACGTGACCACGTCCCTGCCGTCGCGGACGATGTGGAACACCAGCGCGTCGGGAAAGGCGTCCCGGATCAGCGGAATGGCGGCGAAGAGGTGGTAGTTCGTTTCAACGTACCACTCTTCCGAATGCTTCATATGCCACCAGCGCCGCGGCAGCGCAAAGTAGTATTTTTCCCACATCGTGTGGGGGCGTGACATCAGCTGATGCCCCCGCTTTCTGAATGCGGGTTTCGGTTCGTGCAGGCTCCAGGAGTTCTCAACGACATTATTGAAAAAATCGGTAAAAAAGTCGGTCCCGGTCCGTCCCGTAGAAACAAAAAAAGCTGTCTTCAAGCTTTCTCCTTCTGTAGTTTTTTTCTTATCGGAAATAACGTTCTCAGACCCCGATCTGGAAGTATTCGAATCCGAGACGCGCCATACGCTCCTTGTCGAACTGGTTGCGGCCGTCGAAGAAGATCGGGCTGTTGAGGCGTTTGTCGATCTCGTCGAAGTCGGGGCTGCGGAACTCCTGCCACTCGGTGACGAGGATGAGCGCATCGGCGCCGGTGAGCGCGTCGTATTTGCTGTCGACGTATTCGACGCGCTCATTGCCCTTGAGGTAGTAGCTCTCCGCCTCGTGGCGGGCTTTCGGGTCGTAGGCCTTGATCTTCGCGCCGCGCGTTGTCAGGGCGTTGATGATCGTGATGGAGGAGGCTTCGCGCATATCGTCCGTTTCCGGTTTGAACGCCAGGCCCCAAACGGCGAAGGTAAGGCCCGAGAGCTCCTCGCCGAAACGTTTGATCACCTTGTCCGCCATGACCATTTTCTGATCGTAGTTTACCGCTTCGACGGCGTCGAGGATCCGCGGGGTATAGCCGAAATCCTTGGCCGTTTTGGCCAGGGCCTGCACATCCTTCGGAAAGCAGCTGCCGCCGTAGCCGCAGCCCGGGTAGATGAAGCTGTAGCCGATGCGGCCGTCGCTACCGATACCGTGGCGCACCTTGTTGACGTCCGCGCCGACACGTTCGCAGATATTGGCCATCTCGTTCATAAAGCTGATCTTCGTCGCGAGCATCGCGTTCGCGGCGTACTTGGTCATCTCGGCGCTCTTGATATCCATTCCGATAAAGCGGTCGCTTTTTTTCATGAAGGGGGCGTAGAGGTCGTGCATCACCTGCATCGCCGTCTCGCTCTCGGCACCGATGACGACGCGGTCTGGGTGCATGAAGTCCTCGATGGCCGCGCCCTCTTTGAGGAACTCAGGGTTGGAGACAACGTCAAATTCCAGGTCGACGCCGCGCTTGTCCAGTTCTGTCTGGATCGCGGCTTTGACCTTGTCGGCCGTACCGACGGGAACCGTCGATTTGTCGACGACGACCATGTAATGCTGCATATGCTCGCCGATGCTTTTGGCGACGGCCAGCACGTACTGAAGGTCCGCGCTGCCGTCTTCGCCCATCGGGGTACCGACGGCGATAAAGGCGACATCCGTCGAAGCGATCGCCTCCTGGATATCGGTCGTGAACGCCAGGGTGCCCTTCTCATGATTCTCGAGGACCATCGTCTCCAGACCCGGTTCATAGATCGGGATGATCCCCTGGCGCAGTTTCGCGATCTTTCCCTCATCGATGTCCACACAGGTGACGCTGTTGCCCATCTGCGCAAAACAGGTCCCGCTGACCAGGCCGACATAGCCCGTGCCGATGACGGATATTTTCATCTCTTCGCTCCTCGCGGTTTTCTTGGAGGTGATTGTACCCAATGGGGTATTAGAAATAGGATACAATAGGGTTACATTCTGACAACAAAACAGCGCATTCCGGGGAGAACGTCCCCCGTACTCCCCCGATGCCGGTAACCGGGGAGAGGGTAGTCCATGATTTTTTTGCGCAACTACTTTACGCTGTTTGCACTCGCCTATCTGCTGCTGGCGGCGACCAAACTGCTTTTTCTCGCCTTCTACGCCGATCGTTTCGGCGGCTACCCCATCGCATCCCTGCTGCACGCCCTTGTATGGGGGTACCGTTTCGATTTCGCCGCCGCCGCCATCGTCACGCTGTTTGCGACGCTGGGGCAGTTTAATGCCCGGCTTCTGCACATCGGCGCCGCGCTGCTTCTCGGTTCGCTCGTCATGCTGCAACTC
Encoded proteins:
- a CDS encoding glycosyl transferase family 90 yields the protein MPKITMPRAGAEGCMAMWNSRYLRIDVDRNSKFTYYLQNVLAYPLPGVLFRPRRDALLEKGKTDREVQERLHYYNRCDAAFRLGSEAQSLDAFRKVKKKTYFFDLYGWWRYFRPECRSAYLFGDITHVPPQPTLVKSRPIAGDNRNSVLMNLNKVRHFVFVNDALPFEAKKNMAVWRGKAYGKHRRAFVKRFYNHPRCDIGQTNTKFETEVPWQKGRMTLKEQLRYKFVISIEGNDVASNLKWIMSSNSLALMARPKYETWFMEGTLIPDYHYVLLKDDYSDLEEKIAYYSAHPEEAKAIIANAHRHVARFRDAEREAVVSLSVMEKYFERSGQLEAGTPHPRRRSRPAWRLKRPRLAALGI
- a CDS encoding glycosyltransferase family 4 protein encodes the protein MTHSATGMLIAHANFAKGFRGGERQTQLLIETLSQRGYRQRLLVRKGSELGRRCRGIENLSVIEIGKPYALHLGHLKGAGVLHAHETKAAQFALFGKWLLGVPYIVTRRVDHAITNNAFNRAIYASATQCVALSEAIKTEIRKIVPETDVATIPSAWSRLETDEARVRQLKTRFEGKFVVGQIGALVDAHKGQAILIEAARILERRHPDIQFILLGGGSDEAMLKAAAADLGNITFEGFVNNVGDYLACFDLFAFPSRYEGLGSILFDAMQFDVPIVASNVGGIPDIVHHEDNGLLVPPGDARALAEAIKRLYGDAALRERLSARARDELDAYSPAAMTEKYERLYRR
- a CDS encoding sulfotransferase — its product is MFGNVKAKLDLLKDYFYTKQALKAEPHLFDHVETYCMFVGYPRSSHSLIGSLIDAHPQTNIAHEQDVLKYIKYGFSKEAIFHLLLRNAKQFTEAGREWTGYSYAVEGQYQGKYTDLKVIGDKRGGNSSRRFSRNPELLKKLKKTIDLPIKFIHVIRNPYDNISTMAYRAVGSDKSKVTPEALTGELEHYFSLVETANSVFEQVDVADVIHVKIENFMEHPKEELKRICDFLGLETTEEYLDACAAIVYTKPHKTRNDYTWDEALKARVSGEIEKYPFFEGYSFTA
- a CDS encoding sulfotransferase — encoded protein: MKTAFFVSTGRTGTDFFTDFFNNVVENSWSLHEPKPAFRKRGHQLMSRPHTMWEKYYFALPRRWWHMKHSEEWYVETNYHLFAAIPLIRDAFPDALVFHIVRDGRDVVTSWLNRGRYITNDHMTPFHIPGDPAQALWENWNALQKLAWYWKTVNTRAIETQPDMIIKFEELFKTNKELIFDILAKFDGLVYDEAKVRASLEKKVNRNRIEFFPKYDEWPRHWKEQFWEIAGEKMEELGYAFKP
- a CDS encoding UDP-glucose/GDP-mannose dehydrogenase family protein, whose translation is MKISVIGTGYVGLVSGTCFAQMGNSVTCVDIDEGKIAKLRQGIIPIYEPGLETMVLENHEKGTLAFTTDIQEAIASTDVAFIAVGTPMGEDGSADLQYVLAVAKSIGEHMQHYMVVVDKSTVPVGTADKVKAAIQTELDKRGVDLEFDVVSNPEFLKEGAAIEDFMHPDRVVIGAESETAMQVMHDLYAPFMKKSDRFIGMDIKSAEMTKYAANAMLATKISFMNEMANICERVGADVNKVRHGIGSDGRIGYSFIYPGCGYGGSCFPKDVQALAKTAKDFGYTPRILDAVEAVNYDQKMVMADKVIKRFGEELSGLTFAVWGLAFKPETDDMREASSITIINALTTRGAKIKAYDPKARHEAESYYLKGNERVEYVDSKYDALTGADALILVTEWQEFRSPDFDEIDKRLNSPIFFDGRNQFDKERMARLGFEYFQIGV